From the Thomasclavelia ramosa DSM 1402 genome, the window ACAATCTTAATAAACTTCAGTCAAAAGTAGATGAAAACTTGAGAACAGCTGATGGGATAGAAATGAAAAAGCAAAGAAGCATTCAGGCTGAAGACACATTTGGAGTTATTAAATAGGAGATGAATTATACAAGACTGAGAAAAAAAGGAAGTCTAGATGTGAAAACAGAGCTTTTTCTGATCGGAATAGTATATAAATTTAAGAAAATATCATAATAAAAAGCATAAGAATAGAAACAGCATAGTTTCTTAAATATCAAAATTTTAAAAACAGAAGAGCGATATTTTTTATAATACTCAAAAAGTCATACACATACGAATAATTTTATTATTCTAAAAACTCAAAAAATAAAAAAGGCATAACGCTTAAAGGTTTAAAAACCTTTATTCGTTACAGCCTCTTTCTATCGATTAATCTTCTACTTCGATTGCTTCTACAGGACAAGACTCAGCAGCTTCTTTAGCTGAAGCAACATCATCGCCAACAACAGATGCTAATCCTTCATCATTCATTTCAAAAACATCTGGTGCAACACCTGTACAAGCACCACATCCGATGCAAGATTCGTTTACTGTAATTTTAGCCATTATAAATTCCTCCTTTGTTATGTATCTATTATATCCCAAATAAATATATTTTCCAATATTTTATAAAGGAAATAATGAAAAAGTATGTTATAATGTACGACGAAAGGGTGATTTCGAGTGAATAGTTCACGTGTAAACAAATATCGCGATTTACGAGCTGGTTTAAAAGATGAAGCAGGGATTAATCGTGAAAATATAGAGGATACAATTGATATCATTGATGATATTGAAGATGATGATTTTTTAGCGACAATAAATCGTTCTTTTAAACAAGAAGAAAAAGACTTGCCAGATATTAATGACACTTTGACAGAAGCTAAAACTTTTGAACAAATGCGTCAAGAAAGCAGTGAAGAAATAAACCGAGCTTTGCGAAGTGCTAAGGTCAGTGTTGGTAAAGAAGCGCAGTACAATACAAGAATGGATATTTTAAATAAAATTAGAGAACCAGAAAAGCAAGTAGTTCATATCGATAATCTGGATAATATCAATACTTCAGAATTTTCTAAAGGGTATTTTGTAAATCAGGAGGAATCGGTTGTTACAAAAGCTGAAGAAGAAAAAAAGGCTGCTAAAAAGAAGATGACTTTAATGGAACGACTTGCCAGCATGTCACCAGAAGAAGATGCTAAAAAAGCTAAGCTGGTAATGGACGAAGTTCAGGAAGAAGCAGAGCAAAAAGAAAATGAACTTGAAGAAGCATTGAAAAAAGATACAGGTGTTGTGAGTTCTGGAACAGCTGAGGACACTTTAGAAGATGAAGAATTGGCAAAAATTGAACAAACACGTTCGTTAGAGGAAATGCTTCGACAGATTAAAGAGAAAGATCAGCGAGAGGTTGAAAAAGTACTTAAACAAAAAGAAGACACAGCAGATTTAAAAGTGATTAAAAATCAAACAAATGATAAAACTATAGATAGTAAATCAAAGGCAAAACAATCTCGTAGTGATATTGTTGATGAAAAGAAAAGTGATCGAATCGCTACTATCTTAAACTATGTAATTATATTCCTAGTAGTTGTATTTATTGGATTGTGTGGTATGATAGGATACCAGTTGTTCTTTTAAACTAAGGTTACCCTTAGTTTTTTTCAAGGAGTGGAGGATATTATGAAAAAAATTTCTATTGCCGTTGACGGGCCAAGTGCGGCTGGTAAAAGCAGTATTGCAAAAATAGTTGCTAAACGATTAGATTATATCTATATTGATACAGGGGCAATGTATCGTTGTGTAGGATATTATTGTCTTGAAAATAATATTGATTTAAAAGATGAACAAGCGGTATCTCAGGCTTTGAAACAAATCAAAATTGAAATGGATAGTAATAACCATATCTTTTTAAATGGGCAAGATGTTAGCCAAGTGATCCGTCAAGATCAAGTTTCTATGTCTGCTAGTGTAGTATCAAGTTATCAGGCGGTTCGTACGTTTCTTGTAGAACAGCAGCGTCAGATGGCAAATGTTGGTGGTGTGATTTTAGATGGGCGTGATATTGGGACAGTTGTTTTGCCAAATGCAGAATTGAAAATATATCAAATTGCTAGTGTTGATACCCGTGCTAAACGTCGTTATTTAGAAAATCAAGAGCGAGGATTAACAGCAGATTTAGAGCTGATCAAAAAAGATATTGAACAACGTGATTATCAAGATATGAATCGCGATATTTCACCGTTAAAACAGGCAGAAGATGCCATCGTATTAGATACATCAGCGATGACTTTACAAGAAGTTGTTGATGCTGTTTTAAAATTAGTAGAAGAAAAAATAAAGGAGGTATAATATGGCAGGTGTAGTAGCAATAGTTGGACGAGCGAATGTTGGTAAATCAACTATTTTTAACCGAATTGTTGGAGAGCGTATTTCCATTGTAGAAGATGTTGCGGGTGTTACTCGTGATCGTATTTATGCAACTGCAACATGGTTGACAAAAGAATTCCGTTTGATTGATACGGGAGGAATTGAATTACAAGATGCATCTTTTACTGCCCAAATCAAGATGCAGGCAGAAATTGCCATTGAAGAAGCAGATTTAATTGTTTTTGTTGTTAATGGACGTGAAGGAATAACTCGTGAAGATGAGTATGTAGCACGTCTTTTACAAAAAACAAGTAAGCCGGTTTTATTGGCTGTTAACAAAATTGATGATAATGCTTTTAAAGATGATATTTATGAATTCTATAATTTAGGAATTGGTGACCCAATTGCAGTATCAGGAAGTCATGGAATTGGAATTGGTGACTTATTAGATGAAATCATTAAGAATCTCGATTTTGTTGAAGAAGAATTTGATGAAGATGAAATTCGTTTCTCAATTATTGGACGACCAAATGTCGGAAAATCATCGTTGACGAATGCGATTCTTGGTGAAGAAAGAGTAATTGTTTCGAATATTGAAGGGACAACTCGTGATGCGATTGATACAGCATTTGTTAAGGATGGACAAAAATATCGTGTTATTGATACTGCCGGAATGCGAAAAAAAGGTAAGGTATATGAAAATATTGAAAAATATTCAATTTTGAGAGCCTTATCATCAATTGAAAAAAGTGATGTTATCGTTGTTGTTATTGATGGGAATCAGGGAGTTATTGAACAAGATAAACATGTTGCCGGTTATGCTCATGAAGCTGGTAAGGGAGTAATTTTAGTTGTTAACAAATGGGATTTAGTTGAAAAAGATGAGAAGACAATGCAAAAGAAAGAAAAAGAATTGCGTAGTCAGTTTAAATATTTGGATTATGCGCGGATTATTTTCTTATCTGCCAAAACTCATCAACGAGTTCAACAATTATTCCCATTGATTCAAGAGTCATTTGAAAATTCACATAAACGTGTTCAAACTAGTGTTTT encodes:
- the cmk gene encoding (d)CMP kinase, giving the protein MKKISIAVDGPSAAGKSSIAKIVAKRLDYIYIDTGAMYRCVGYYCLENNIDLKDEQAVSQALKQIKIEMDSNNHIFLNGQDVSQVIRQDQVSMSASVVSSYQAVRTFLVEQQRQMANVGGVILDGRDIGTVVLPNAELKIYQIASVDTRAKRRYLENQERGLTADLELIKKDIEQRDYQDMNRDISPLKQAEDAIVLDTSAMTLQEVVDAVLKLVEEKIKEV
- a CDS encoding ferredoxin, yielding MAKITVNESCIGCGACTGVAPDVFEMNDEGLASVVGDDVASAKEAAESCPVEAIEVED
- the der gene encoding ribosome biogenesis GTPase Der, whose translation is MAGVVAIVGRANVGKSTIFNRIVGERISIVEDVAGVTRDRIYATATWLTKEFRLIDTGGIELQDASFTAQIKMQAEIAIEEADLIVFVVNGREGITREDEYVARLLQKTSKPVLLAVNKIDDNAFKDDIYEFYNLGIGDPIAVSGSHGIGIGDLLDEIIKNLDFVEEEFDEDEIRFSIIGRPNVGKSSLTNAILGEERVIVSNIEGTTRDAIDTAFVKDGQKYRVIDTAGMRKKGKVYENIEKYSILRALSSIEKSDVIVVVIDGNQGVIEQDKHVAGYAHEAGKGVILVVNKWDLVEKDEKTMQKKEKELRSQFKYLDYARIIFLSAKTHQRVQQLFPLIQESFENSHKRVQTSVLNDVLVDAQAINPTTTFNGGRLKIFYANQVSICPPTFVLFVNDPQYMHFSYKRYLENRLRDSFGFEGTPIHIICRKRD